The DNA region GTAGGCTTTGGCTTGTTAGGTGAACAATTTGCATATATTCCCGGCATCACTGCCGAAATGAGTAAAGATGCATCCAACTTATTGGGTACAGTTTTTGGAATTGTTCTATTCCTTTCTATTGCTTATCTGCTTATCAGACGTTTTAGCATAAGCGAAGTAAAATCCATTAGCAATTCCAGTGATGTTGTGTGGTTGGTATACCTTTTATTAATCGTTGGCGTGGGCAATATCATGCGCCTTTTTCGCCAGTTTCACATTGAATATGAACCGGTACGTGATTATATAGTGGCCTTATTTACTTTACAGCCGGTTGTAGGCATGGAACTGCTGGAAAGTTACTTTTTCTTGACTCACTTTTTGTTGGTGCAGATACTGCTGATTGTATTCCCCTTCAGTAAACTTATGCACCTGTTTGGCATGTTTGCCGAGCGCTGGATTGTTAACCGTGTATACCATGATCCCGCTCCCGGAATGCCCAACATCGATATTCCCGCTGCCCGCAAAGCCGGTTTGGGGTTACCGTCCGGTGGCGGTGGCGAATCTGCTTCGGAGGGGGTGTAAAGTATGGCTGAATATAAAGGTATGGCACAACCAAGCAGAGCCGGCGAAAAGGATATGCGGAAGATCCATATGGAGCCTATTCCCGATGAGCTAAAGCCCGAAAAGGCTTTAGAGTATTTGGATGAGTACCGCAAAAAGTTTCGCTCCTTTGTAATGGCCATGGAGTCATGTACTAAGTGCGGCCAGTGTGCTGAAAACTGTCATACGTACCTCGGCACGAGAGACCCTAACAATATTCCCACCAATCGTGCTGAATTAATTAGAAAAATATACCGGCGCTACTTTACCTTGGAAGGTCGCTGGTTTGGTAATTTAGTAGGGGCAGAAGATATCAGCTTAGATGTCATCGAACAATGGTACTCCTACTTTTGGCAGTGCAGTGAGTGCCGCAGGTGTGCTCACGTTTGCCCCTTTGGCATTGATACCTGTGAAGTTACCATGGCAGGCAGGCAGATACTGCACTGGCTGGGTATAACACCTAAACTACACGCTGATGTTGGCGGCGCCATGGAAAAGGTCGGTAACCATACCGGACTACCCAAGCCGGGTATTATCGATACCTTGGAATTTATGGCCGAGGAATGTATGGATGAGTTCGGCATTGAGATTGAATTCCCTGTGGACAAACCGGATGCCGACATCATGTACGTTCCGTCATCGGCGGACTTCCTTTTAAACCCGTATACACTTATGGGGGCCGGGATGTTCTTTAAGTATATAGGCGCCAACTGGACAATTCCCAGTACCGTAACAGAGGCGGGTAACTTCGGGCTGTTATTTGACCAGCGCTACACCCAGCGGCATAACGTGATGCGCTTATTGAATGCCGCTCAAAATTTAAATGTGAAAAAGATTGTCTGGGGTGAGTGCGGACACGGCTGGCGTGCTGCTAAAATGTACGTGCCCAGCCTGGCAGACCGGCCCATACGCTGGGACATTACACACCTGCACGATGAAGTGGCTCATTTGATTAATACCAATCAGTTAAAACTGGACCCCAGTAAGAACAGCAAACCTACTACATTGCACGATCCGTGTAACTATGTACGCGCCTGCGGTCTGAACGACAATATGCGCACCTGCATAAAGGCCAGTGTGGCTAATTATGTGGAAATGTCTCCTAACGGGGCCGATAACTTCTGTTGCGGCGGTGGTTCCGGTATACTGTTTGACGATAAAGAAATGTACCAGAAAAGAATTGAACTGAGCTGGAAAAAAGCAGAACAAGTGCGAGCAACCGGCATTGGTAAAGATGGTAATGGTATTCTATGCGCACCATGCTCCATTTGTAAGGCCCAGCTTTACCCCATGGTTGAAGAACATGATTTGGGCGTGGAAGTTAAAGGGCTTATTGACCTGGTTGGTATGGCTTTGGATTGGAAATAAAACAGCTCAGGCATAGTATTATAATTAGGTAACTACTTTAGACACGGGCGGTGAATAGCCGCCCGTGTTTTGCATAATGCAGGTGAACTATGTCTGGCTTTCCAAAGACGTACTATGGACAAAGACGCTTGGGGTAAGATAAAATAAATTATATATAAGGGAATCAGGCGGTGGGGACCTACTCCCACCGCTTATCTTCGCACAGGCTGTAAGCTCGAAATAAGTGCGACTAAGGTTCATGCGGGGTCAAGACCCCACCTGAACCAAGTCTTCTTTATCTTCGTGATTGTTTTAGTTAGGAAGAAGGGATTTAAAATGCAGCAACTAGTTAATATACCTCGCCTTGTGGTAGGTGCACCGCAGGGGAGATCAGGCAAAACTACATTTACCATGGCTCTTTTAAGCGGGCTGGTGAAAAAAAACATGGTAGTACAGTCCTTCAAAAAGGGACCGGACTTTATAGATCCCAGTTGGCATGCGCGTATAACAGGACGTCCTTGCCGCAACCTGGACAGGTTTATAATGGACGAGGAAACCATCAAACAATCCCTGGCCAAAGGAATTAAAGGTGCAGAGATTGGGGTTGTGGAAGGTGCCATGGGGCTCTTTGACGGGGTGGACCTGGAAGGGAGCGGCAGTACGGCAGAAATTGCTAAAATTATCGGAGCACCGGTTGTCCTGGTGGTAAATACAACCAGGATGACTCGGAGTGTTGCTGCCATAGTAAAAGGATGTATAGAGTTTGACTCTGAAGTAAAAGTAAGCGGTGTTATTCTGAACAAAGTGGCACGTTCCAGGCACGAAAATATGCTTCGCAACGCCATCGAACACTATTGCGGGATACCTGTACTCGGTGCCATACCCAAGGGTAAACAATTTACTATTCCGGACCGGCATCTTGGTCTTATCCCGGCCGCTGAAAATGACGAACTTGCCGCTGGAATCGATGCCGCCGGGACCGAAGCCGGGCAGTACCTGGACTTAGACGGCCTGGTGGAAATGGCCCGGGGCGCAAAGACATTGCATGTAAACACCGGAGATCAAGATAGCAATACACTAAACTTGAATATTGACAGCCTGACACCGGGGGACAGTGATAACGCCGGCATAAGAATAGGTATCTGTATGGACAGGGCGTTTAGTTTCTATTATCCTGAAAATTTGGAAGCACTCAGTGCTGCCGGAGCCACACTGGTGCCCATAGATACTATAAATGATAATCAATTGCCGCCACTGGATGGCTTATATATTGGCGGTGGCTTCCCGGAAATATTTCCCCGGGAACTGGAAAATAACAGTGACTTAAGAAAACAAATTCGCATGGCCGTTAATGACGGTCTGCCCGTTTATGCTGAGTGCGGCGGTTTGATGTACCTGGGCAGGAGCCTTAAATGGCAGGATGAAAACCATGCTGATGTATGCCACTCCATGGTAGGGGCGCTCCCCTTTGATGTGGAAATGCAGCGCAAACCTCAGGGACATGGATATATTGCCCTGGAGGTGGAAAAGGAAAATCCTTATTTCCCGGTAGGTACTTGCTTAAAGGGACATGAATTTCATCATTCCAGGATTATAAATTTAGATACTTCCTGCCTCCAAACTGCATGGCGTGTAACCCGTGGCCACGGCATTGACGGCCACGGCGACGGTCTGGTATATAAAAATGTTCTGGCATCGTACACCCACCTGCACGCCCTGGGCACATCCGGCTGGGCCCCGGCTCTGGTGAAAAAGGCAAGAGAATACCGGGATGCGAGAAAAGGATGATAAAGTTGGAAAGCAGAAAGTTGGAAAGGGAAAAGATTATTACCAGCCGGATTCCAACTCTTCTAACTAACCCCTAACCCCTAACCAACTAACAATCTAACCCTTAGACAGGATTACAGGATAAAAGACGATCAAGGCTTGGGGCATTTCTTTGGGGTCTTTTTTTACGAAAATAAATGTTTTAGCGGGATAAGCGGGATAAAAGGCTTTGCATGTGTGGCTTTGGGGTAAACAATTTTTTTAGACAGGATTAACAGGATCTACAGGATTGTTAAACAAATAGAAAAATACAATCGAAAGTCTTTATCACCTGAACAGAGCTTATGGACCAGTCCAATATATTAAACAAATAATTTAAAAATGTTTTTTAAGACCCCAAAGCACTACCCTAAAGCATCCTGCAAATCCTGTAATCCTGTCAAAGAAAAAGACCCATAAGCCAAGACCCAAACAATACTTTTAAGCAAGGAAGCAAGAGAACCCGTCCGGGACCGCTGCAAAAGTCCAGATTCATGTCATTCTACTCAGATTCTTCACTGCACTCAGAATGACAATCTTGGATCTTTGCTATTTTTTTACGAAAATAAATTTTCATTCTAGTTTGTGTATATAGTTCATGTGAGTTTTGACGGGATTAACGGGATCGAACGGGATTTTGTTCGTGCGCATATGCGTGACCTATCGTATTTAAACTAATCCACTCTGTGTCCGGCAATTATCCTTGGACAGCTGGAAAGCAGAAAGTTGGAAAGGGTAAAATTAGCACCAACTCATTCCAATTTATTCAACTGTTTTCCTAACCAAATAACCAACTAACCAACTAACTACCTTATCTGCCCAAAAGTAAAGCCATTCACCCAAGCCTCCGTAATTCACCCATCCCGCAAATCCCGTTAATCCCGTCGAAATAAAGGTCTTAATCTTTTAATCCTTAAGCCGTAGCCACGAACAACTCCCCTTAATCAGCAAAAGCATCAATCCAAAGCCCACCTAACTTATCTATCCTGCCAATCCTGTAATCCTGTCCAAAAAGTACTTAATCATTTAATCCTTTCAATTTTCCCAGGTTAAGGAATATGGTATAATACCGTAGGTGGTGACAGTTATGAGTTTTAAAGACCTAGATAAGCTCAAAGCTGAACTGGACAATTATAGGCCGCTCTCACCGGAGCTCATGGAAGCTATAGATGAAAAATTTAAAATTGACTGGACATATAACTCCAACGCCATTGAAGGAAACACCCTTACCCTGCAAGAAACCTCATTTTTTTTGCAACATGGATTAACCTCCAAAGGAAAAACCCTGCAAGAATATCTCGAGGTACAAAACCATGCCGAAGCCATTGATTGGATTAAAGACATTATTAAAGATAAAAGGGCCCTTACCGAAGGATTAATAAAAGAACTCCATGCACTGCTTATGAAAGGCATTCAATATATTTGGGTAGGCCCCAGAGAAAATAGAGTGCAAAAAGAAATTACGCCTGGAAAATACAAGACTCAGCCCAACCACGTAATAACAATTAACGGCCATATACATAAATACTGCGAGCCCATAAAAGTCCCGGAAAAAATGGGCAAACTGGTTAACTTCATAAATAACTCCGGCCGTCATCCAATTGAGCTGGCTGCTATAGCACATCACCAGCTGGCCGCTATTCATCCCTTTGATGACGGCAATGGCAGGGTGGCAAGGCTTGTTATGAATCTAATACTAATGCAAAAAGGCTATCTTCCCGTGGTCATAAAGAAAGAAAAAAGAGAGGAGTATTACAGAACCTTAATGAAAGCGGACGAAGGAGATATATCTGATTTTATTGATCTGGTGGTCAAAGAAGAAATAAATAGCCTACAGCTGATCATAAATGTTATTAAGCAACAGTAAAATCTTAAAACCTTAGACAGGATTACAGGATAAAAGACGATAAAGGCCTCGGGCACTCCTTCGGGGTCTTTTATCTATTGTTTTGAATTACATAAAATGGTATAGTTTTAAGCAAGTTATCTCCAGAAAGCGGTGATATTTATGAAACTTACCCGGCTTGAGCAGGAAGTTTTAAACCAATTTGTTTCTCATTTGGGTCAAGTATGTCCCAAGCAAATCCGTTCAGTTATTCTCTATGGCTCGAAGGCCAGGGGAGATAGTACACCGGACTCTGACCTGGACATTTTGCTGCTTGTAAAAGATCGCCGGCAAATTGACCGCGACAAAATATATGACTTTATATTAGATGCGGAATTGGAACATTCCATAGACATTTCACTCAGTATCTATGATGCAAAAGAATTTGACCGTATGACCAGATGGCAAATACCCTTTGCAGCAAATGTTGCCCGGGATGGTGAAGTTCTATGGCGGGTATAGGTCCATATGATTTGGCACAATACCGGATTGATTCTGCACTGGAAAGACTTGAAGCGTCACGAGTTTTGATCGATAGCGGATTATATCAAG from Bacillota bacterium includes:
- a CDS encoding (Fe-S)-binding protein; amino-acid sequence: MAEYKGMAQPSRAGEKDMRKIHMEPIPDELKPEKALEYLDEYRKKFRSFVMAMESCTKCGQCAENCHTYLGTRDPNNIPTNRAELIRKIYRRYFTLEGRWFGNLVGAEDISLDVIEQWYSYFWQCSECRRCAHVCPFGIDTCEVTMAGRQILHWLGITPKLHADVGGAMEKVGNHTGLPKPGIIDTLEFMAEECMDEFGIEIEFPVDKPDADIMYVPSSADFLLNPYTLMGAGMFFKYIGANWTIPSTVTEAGNFGLLFDQRYTQRHNVMRLLNAAQNLNVKKIVWGECGHGWRAAKMYVPSLADRPIRWDITHLHDEVAHLINTNQLKLDPSKNSKPTTLHDPCNYVRACGLNDNMRTCIKASVANYVEMSPNGADNFCCGGGSGILFDDKEMYQKRIELSWKKAEQVRATGIGKDGNGILCAPCSICKAQLYPMVEEHDLGVEVKGLIDLVGMALDWK
- a CDS encoding Fic family protein, with translation MEAIDEKFKIDWTYNSNAIEGNTLTLQETSFFLQHGLTSKGKTLQEYLEVQNHAEAIDWIKDIIKDKRALTEGLIKELHALLMKGIQYIWVGPRENRVQKEITPGKYKTQPNHVITINGHIHKYCEPIKVPEKMGKLVNFINNSGRHPIELAAIAHHQLAAIHPFDDGNGRVARLVMNLILMQKGYLPVVIKKEKREEYYRTLMKADEGDISDFIDLVVKEEINSLQLIINVIKQQ
- a CDS encoding nitrate reductase; the encoded protein is MKLLIGQILPFITITIFVLGVFYRLGRWVGARIVHNVTLSDPWLKSGGEVAVKIGTEAFLFRSLFKFDKALWAGAFIMHFALLNVLGGHVVGFGLLGEQFAYIPGITAEMSKDASNLLGTVFGIVLFLSIAYLLIRRFSISEVKSISNSSDVVWLVYLLLIVGVGNIMRLFRQFHIEYEPVRDYIVALFTLQPVVGMELLESYFFLTHFLLVQILLIVFPFSKLMHLFGMFAERWIVNRVYHDPAPGMPNIDIPAARKAGLGLPSGGGGESASEGV
- a CDS encoding nucleotidyltransferase domain-containing protein: MKLTRLEQEVLNQFVSHLGQVCPKQIRSVILYGSKARGDSTPDSDLDILLLVKDRRQIDRDKIYDFILDAELEHSIDISLSIYDAKEFDRMTRWQIPFAANVARDGEVLWRV
- a CDS encoding cobyrinate a,c-diamide synthase, whose translation is MQQLVNIPRLVVGAPQGRSGKTTFTMALLSGLVKKNMVVQSFKKGPDFIDPSWHARITGRPCRNLDRFIMDEETIKQSLAKGIKGAEIGVVEGAMGLFDGVDLEGSGSTAEIAKIIGAPVVLVVNTTRMTRSVAAIVKGCIEFDSEVKVSGVILNKVARSRHENMLRNAIEHYCGIPVLGAIPKGKQFTIPDRHLGLIPAAENDELAAGIDAAGTEAGQYLDLDGLVEMARGAKTLHVNTGDQDSNTLNLNIDSLTPGDSDNAGIRIGICMDRAFSFYYPENLEALSAAGATLVPIDTINDNQLPPLDGLYIGGGFPEIFPRELENNSDLRKQIRMAVNDGLPVYAECGGLMYLGRSLKWQDENHADVCHSMVGALPFDVEMQRKPQGHGYIALEVEKENPYFPVGTCLKGHEFHHSRIINLDTSCLQTAWRVTRGHGIDGHGDGLVYKNVLASYTHLHALGTSGWAPALVKKAREYRDARKG